The Nycticebus coucang isolate mNycCou1 chromosome 2, mNycCou1.pri, whole genome shotgun sequence genome includes a window with the following:
- the DNAJA1 gene encoding dnaJ homolog subfamily A member 1, with product MVKETTYYDVLGVKPNATHEELKKAYRKLALKYHPDKNPNEGEKFKQISQAYEVLSDAKKRELYDKGGEQAIKEGGAGGGFGSPMDIFDMFFGGGGRMQRERRGKNVVHQLSVTLEDLYNGATRKLALQKNVICDKCEGRGGKKGAVECCPNCRGTGMQIRIHQIGPGMVQQIQSVCMECQGHGERISPKDRCKSCNGRKIVREKKILEVHIDKGMKDGQKITFHGEGDQEPGLEPGDIIIVLDQKDHAVFTRRGEDLCMCMDIQLVEALCGFQKPISTLDNRTIVITSHPGQIVKHGDIKCVLNEGMPIYRRPYEKGRLIIEFKVNFPENGFLSPDKLSLLEKLLPERKEVEETDEMDQVELVDFDPNQERRRHYNGEAYEDDEHHPRGGVQCQTS from the exons ATGGTGAAAGAAACCACTTACTATGATGTTTTGGGAGTCAAACCCAATGCCACTCACGAAGAATTGAAGAAGGCATATAGAAAACTGGCCTTGAAGTACCACCCTGATAAGAATCCAAATGAAGGCGAGAAG TTTAAACAGATTTCTCAAGCTTATGAAGTTCTCTCTGATGCGAAGAAAAGGGAATTATATGACAAAGGAGGAGAACAGGCGATTAAAGAGGGTGGAGCAGGTGGTGGTTTTGGTTCCCCCATGGACATCTTTGATATGTtttttggaggaggaggaaggatgcaaagagaaaggagag gtaAAAATGTGGTACATCAGCTCTCAGTTACCTTAGAAGATTTATATAATGGTGCCACAAGAAAACTGGCTCTGCAAAAGAATGTGATTTGCGACAAATGTGAAG gCCGAGGTGGCAAAAAAGGAGCAGTAGAGTGCTGTCCCAATTGCCGAGGTACTGGAATGCAAATAAGAATTCATCAGATAGGACCTGGAATGGTTCAACAAATTCAGTCTGTGTGCATGGAGTGCCAGGGCCATGGAGAACGGATCAGTCCTAAAGATAGATGTAAAAGCTGCAATGGAAGGAAGATAGTTCGCGAGAAGAAGATTCTGGAAGTTCATATTGACAAAG GCATGAAAGATGGCCAGAAGATAACATTCCATGGTGAAGGAGACCAAGAACCAGGATTGGAGCCAGGAGATATTATCATTGTGTTAGATCAGaaggaccatgctgtttttacTCG ACGAGGAGAAGACCTGTGCATGTGTATGGATATACAGCTGGTTGAAGCATTGTGTGGCTTCCAAAAGCCAATATCTACTCTTGACAACCGAACCATAGTCATCACCTCTCATCCAG gtcaGATTGTCAAGCATGGAGATATCAAGTGTGTGCTAAATGAAGGCATGCCAATTTATCGTAGACCATATGAAAAGGGTCGCCTAATCATTGAATTTAAG GTAAACTTTCCTGAAAATGGCTTTCTTTCTCCTGATAAACTCTCATTGCTGGAAAAACTTCTAccagagaggaaggaagtagAAGAGACTGATGAAATGGATCAAGTAGAACTGGTGGACTTtgatccaaatcaggaaagacgGCGCCATTACAATGGAGAAGCATATGAGGATGATGAACATCATCCCAGAGGTGGTGTTCAGTGTCAAACTTCTTAA